In Electrophorus electricus isolate fEleEle1 chromosome 18, fEleEle1.pri, whole genome shotgun sequence, one genomic interval encodes:
- the prdx1 gene encoding peroxiredoxin-1, translating into MAAGKAQIGKLAPDFTAKAVMPDGQFKDLKLSDYRGKYVVLFFYPLDFTFVCPTEIIAFSDAAEEFRKIDCEVIGASVDSHFCHLAWINTPRKQGGLGHMKVPLVADTLRSISTDYGVLKQDEGIAYRGLFIIDDKGTLRQITINDLPVGRSVDETLRLVQAFQFTDKHGEVCPAGWKPGKDTIKPDVQKSKDFFSKQN; encoded by the exons ATGGCAGCTGGTAAAGCACAAATTGGAAAACTTGCCCCTGACTTTACAGCCAAAGCTGTCATGCCTGATGGCCAGTTCAAAGACCTCAAGTTGTCTGACTACAGAG GAAAGTATGTGGTGCTCTTCTTTTACCCTCTGGATTTCACCTTTGTGTGTCCCACTGAGATCATCGCCTTTAGTGATGCTGCCGAGGAATTCAGGAAGATCGACTGTGAGGTAATTGGTGCCTCTGTTGACTCACACTTCTGCCACCTGGCCTG GATAAACACCCCTCGGAAGCAAGGGGGTTTGGGTCATATGAAGGTCCCTCTAGTGGCGGACACATTGCGTTCCATCTCCACAGACTATGGTGTGCTGAAACAGGATGAGGGCATTGCCTACAG AGGCCTTTTCATCATTGACGACAAAGGCACGCTGAGGCAAATAACCATCAACGATCTGCCGGTAGGCCGCTCTGTAGATGAGACACTCCGCCTGGTCCAGGCCTTTCAATTCACTGACAAACATGGAGAAG TTTGTCCAGCAGGATGGAAGCCTGGAAAGGACACAATCAAACCTGATGTCCAGAAGAGCAAAGACTTCTTCTCCAAACAGAACTAA
- the fzr1b gene encoding fizzy-related protein homolog: MDQEYERRLLRQINHQNVPEDHLTKSGYATCSPVTVKSGDRFIPTRAGSNWSINFHYANENCWSPNQNQRSKDASADTGKDAVAYAALLRNELLGAGIETVPDPHTEDRRQAILTQDTHSLFRYTIHTKRVPFDSGNEVSPYSLSPLSNKSHKLLRSPRKPARKISKIPFKVLDAPELQDDFYLNLVDWSAGNLLSVGLGACVYLWSACTSQVTRLCDLSVDGDSVTSVCWNERGSLVAVGTHKGFVQIWDAAGGRKLTSMEGHSARVGALAWNGDQLSSGSRDRVILQRDVRTAPPAERRLQGHRQEVCGLKWSPDHQHLASGGNDNKLLVWNSSSLLPVQQYSEHLAAVKAIAWSPHQHGLLASGGGTADRCLRFWNTLTGQALQSTDTGSQVCNLAWSKHANELVSTHGYSQNQILVWKYPSLTQVAKLTGHSYRVLYLAVSPDGEAIVTGAGDETLRFWNVFSKTRCTKESKSVLNLFTRIR; the protein is encoded by the exons ATGGACCAGGAGTACGAAAGGCGCCTTCTTAGGCAGATCAATCACCAGAACGTGCCCGAGGACCACCTGACAAAG TCAGGATATGCTACCTGCAGTCCGGTCACTGTTAAGTCAGGGGACAGATTCATACCCACTCGCGCTGGAAGCAACTGGAGCATCAACTTCCATTATGCCAAT GAAAACTGCTGGTCACCCAACCAGAATCAGCGGTCAAAGGATGCAAGTGCAGATACTGGAAAgg ACGCAGTGGCCTATGCAGCTCTGCTGCGAAATGAACTGCTGGGAGCGGGCATCGAGACAGTGCCCGACCCTCACACAGAGGACCGAAGGCAAGCCATCCTCacccaagacacacacagcctattCAGG TACACCATTCACACAAAGAGAGTGCCTTTCGACAGTGGCAATGAGGTCTCCCCAtattccctctctcctctaagCAACAAAAG TCACAAGCTGCTGCGATCACCACGAAAGCCAGCACGAAAGATCTCCAAAATTCCTTTCAAGGTGCTGGATGCACCAGAGCTGCAGGATGACTTCTACCTTAACCTG GTAGATTGGTCTGCTGGAAACCTGCTGAGTGTTGGTCTTGGGGCCTGTGTTTATCTGTGGAGCGCCTGTACCAgccag GTGACGAGGCTTTGTGATTTATCAGTAGATGGAGACTCCGTGACCTCAGTCTGCTGGAATGAGAGG GGGAGTTTGGTTGCTGTCGGAACCCATAAAGGCTTTGTGCAGATTTGGGATGCAGCTGGAGGGAGAAAGTTGACCAGCATGGAGGGCCACTCGGCCCGTGTTG GGGCACTTGCGTGGAATGGGGACCAGCTGTCCTCAGGCAGCCGGGACAGGGTGATCCTGCAGCGGGATGTGCGtacagcgccccctgctgagAGGAGGCTCCAGGGCCACCGGCAGGAGGTGTGCGGCTTGAAGTGGTCACCTGACCACCAGCACCTTGCCTCTGGAGGGAACGATAACAAG CTGCTGGTGTGGAATAGTTCCAGCCTGCTGCCTGTGCAGCAATACAGCGAGCACCTGGCAGCAGTGAAGGCCATCGCCTGGTCACCGCACCAGCACGGCCTGCTGGCATCTGGAGGGGGTACGGCTGACCGCTGTCTGCGCTTCTGGAACACGCTCACGGGCCAAGCCCTCCAGAGCACTGACACAGGCTCGCAGGTCTGCAACCTGGCCTGGTCCAAACACGCAAATGAACTG GTCAGCACGCACGGCTACTCACAGAATCAGATCCTGGTGTGGAAATACCCTTCGCTAACGCAGGTGGCCAAACTGACCGGGCACTCCTATCGGGTACTGTACTTG GCTGTATCGCCCGACGGTGAGGCTATAGTGACAGGAGCAGGAGACGAAACGCTGAGGTTCTGGAACGTCTTCAGCAAAACACGCTGCACTAAG GAATCCAAATCGGTGTTGAACCTGTTCACTCGGATACGGTAA
- the si:ch73-182a11.2 gene encoding importin-13 isoform X2: MSADPVQISDSAEFTVDAVERALQQLYYDPDMTQKSMAQKWLTQAQASRQAWHFSWALLSPDKAFQSGDGAAEGAARYLALLEIIAVLPEELQSRSHPMERRAQLQGALAQEWSSLCPILHQLLYQDGSEGRVKEQVLRCVASWFALDVDMCKSEDLLEDCFALLKEPQLFDTAVETIVSALSQPDCQRYADTLLKMIPLVLGLQEQLKRAVEDRDMETSHGICRIAVALAETHCKTLLEKVAHWQGFQALVSMILSCTSIPGHYPVDETSSSLTLTFWYTLQDDISSLEMEKQTLYLRIYRPVYFQLVDVLLLKAHFPSEQDYTSWSSDDKEQFRTYRVDISDTLMYVYELLGPELLRNLYDKLGALLTDKTLSSSWQDIEAMLFGFQSVAETVDISYSDVIPGLIGLIPLITANNVQLAETIMLTIGSLAEWLADHSLMLPGILRVVLQALSSADLSVATVSTLKRLCRECRHDLRPHADNILAASQDSLIKRIHKSTQSMWLMQALGYLLSALPDEEVPEKLLPLLSPYIQQLETLTNQTPDPSSKLSVVHVLGLLSGLFSTLDLNKRGEASEVGGAGRTQPRPSNPVVVVLQQVFPLIQTLLSKWLKETEVVGAACVMFEKSMRTLVCGFAPLVTQLCELIGQLFTVFPQASVLDLTRQLVHVFACEKEHFASITALLELITNVTMSVFQHGARDYPDVVDSFMQLHIQVLKRKPDLYLSKGLDIKVVFYCGILSFKFPEAPTVKSTCILFTELISHCEDIPAVREVLQEDGTLLLQTLLEAISGQAPGGLLEHVAEVLFSLSRRCPSLLLAQLREALLPNGFPSILLRPQQKDRFCQQVLREQVSKWRMRDIVKEFALMCQGLPGTEFAASY, from the exons GTTGAGCCCTGACAAG GCATTCCAGAGCGGGGACGGGGCGGCAGAGGGTGCTGCTCGGTACCTGGCATTGCTTGAGATAATAGCCGTCCTCCCAGAAGAGCTCCAGAGCAGGAGTCATCCAATGGAGCGGCGGGCCCAGCTTCAAGGTGCCCTGGCCCAGGAGTGGAGCTCTCTGTGCCCTATTCTCCACCAGCTGCTGTACCAGGATGGCTCGGAAGGCCGGGTGAAGGAACAGGTCTTGAGGTGTGTAGCGTCTTGGTTCGCCCTGGATGTGGACATGTGCAAAAGCGAGGACCTGCTGGAGGACTGCTTTGCACTTCTCAAGGAGCCTCAGCTTTTTGACACAGCTGTGGAGACCATTGTGAGTGCCCTGTCACAACCAGATTGCCAAAG GTATGCTGATACTTTGCTGAAGATGATACCCCTGGTGCTGGGTCTCCAAGAGCAACTAAAGAGGGCAGTAGAggacagagacatggagacatcTCATGGAATTTGCCGCATTGCGGTGGCATTGGCGGAAACCCACTGCAA GACTCTGCTGGAGAAGGTGGCGCATTGGCAGGGCTTCCAGGCTCTGGTCAGTATGATTCTCTCTTGCACCAGCATCCCTGGGCACTACCCTGTGGATGAGACCTccagctctctcactcttacatTCTGGTACACGCTACAG GATGACATCTCGTCACTGGAGATGGAGAAGCAGACCCTCTACCTGCGGATTTACAGGCCAGTTTACTTCCAGCTTGTGGATGTCTTGCTGCTTAAGGCTCATTTCCCCAGTGAGCAGGACTACACTTCATGGTCCTCTGACGACAAGGAGCAGTTCAGGACTTACAG AGTTGACATTTCTGATACTCTGATGTACGTGTATGAGCTGCTGGGCCCTGAGCTGCTCCGTAATCTGTATGATAAACTTGGTGCACTGCTGACTGATAAGACGCTCTCCTCCTCATGGCAG GATATAGAGGCTATGCTGTTTGGCTTTCAATCTGTAGCTGAGACAGTGGACATCAGTTACTCAGATGTCATTCCTGGTCTGATTGGCCTAATCCCGCTAATCACCGCTAACAACGTTCAATTGGCAGAGACCATCATGCTTACCATAG gTTCACTGGCGGAGTGGTTGGCGGACCACTCTCTCATGCTGCCTGGTATCCTGCGTGTAGTCCTGCAGGCTCTGTCCAGCGCCGATCTCTCTGTGGCCACTGTCTCCACCCTGAAGAGGCTCTGCCGAGAGTGTCGGCATGACCTCCGCCCCCACGCTGACAACATTCTTGCAGCCTCACAG GATTCTCTCATCAAACGGATCCATAAG AGTACCCAGAGTATGTGGCTCATGCAGGCACTGGGTTACCTGCTCTCTGCCCTGCCAGATGAAGAGGTCCCAGAGAAGCTCCTCCCCCTGCTCTCCCCCTACATCCAGCAGCTGGAGACTCTAACCAATCAGACG CCTGATCCTTCCAGTAAGCTGTCTGTTGTGCATGTGCTGGGCCTGCTCTCTGGCCTCTTCTCCACACTGGACCTGAATAAACGAGGCGAAGCGTCAGAGGTGGGTGGAGCCGGACGAACCCAGCCTCGACCCAGCAACCCG GTTGTAGTTGTGCTGCAGCAGGTTTTTCCCCTCATCCAGACGCTGCTGAGCAAGTGGCTGAAGGAGACTGAGGTGGTGGGG GCTGCGTGTGTCATGTTTGAAAAATCAATGAGGACCCTTGTCTGTGGCTTTGCCCCCCTTGTCACTCAGCTTTGTGAGCTAATTGGTCAGCTGTTCACTGTTTTCCCACAAGCCTCGGTTTTGGACCTCACACGACAG TTGGTTCATGTATTTGCTTGTGAGAAGGAACACTTCGCATCAATCACTGCCCTATTGGAACTCATTACAAATGTCACCATGTCTGTTTTTCAGCATG GTGCCAGAGACTATCCTGATGTGGTTGATTCGTTTATGCAGCTTCATatacag GTTTTGAAAAGAAAACCAGACCTATATCTTTCAAAGGGTCTTGATATAAAAGTTGTTTTCTACTGTG GAATCTTATCGTTCAAATTTCCAGAGGCTCCTACAGTGAAGTCAACATGCATATTATTT ACCGAATTGATCTCCCACTGTGAGGACATCCCAGCAGTGAGGGAGGTGCTACAAGAGGATGGCACGCTGCTCCTCCAGACCCTGCTGGAG gcaaTCAGTGGCCAGGCCCCGGGTGGCCTGCTGGAACACGTAGCCGAGGTGCTCTTCTCCCTGAGCCGCCGCTGCCCCAGCCTGCTGTTGGCCCAGTTGCGAGAGGCCCTGCTGCCTAATGGCTTCCCCAGCATCCTCCTCAGGCCACAGCAGAAAGATCGCTTCTGCCAGCAGGTCCTCAG GGAACAAGTAAGCAAATGGAGGATGAGGGACATCGTTAAAGAGTTTGCCCTAATGTGCCAAGGCCTACCAGGAACGGAGTTTGCTGCAAGTTATTAA
- the si:ch73-182a11.2 gene encoding importin-13 isoform X1, whose protein sequence is MSADPVQISDSAEFTVDAVERALQQLYYDPDMTQKSMAQKWLTQAQASRQAWHFSWALLSPDKVPEIQFFGASTLHTKITLHWSNLTPEQRESLRSQLIARVIQFACGPKMVLTRLSVALASLILHALLDSWPTAVPDLLQAFQSGDGAAEGAARYLALLEIIAVLPEELQSRSHPMERRAQLQGALAQEWSSLCPILHQLLYQDGSEGRVKEQVLRCVASWFALDVDMCKSEDLLEDCFALLKEPQLFDTAVETIVSALSQPDCQRYADTLLKMIPLVLGLQEQLKRAVEDRDMETSHGICRIAVALAETHCKTLLEKVAHWQGFQALVSMILSCTSIPGHYPVDETSSSLTLTFWYTLQDDISSLEMEKQTLYLRIYRPVYFQLVDVLLLKAHFPSEQDYTSWSSDDKEQFRTYRVDISDTLMYVYELLGPELLRNLYDKLGALLTDKTLSSSWQDIEAMLFGFQSVAETVDISYSDVIPGLIGLIPLITANNVQLAETIMLTIGSLAEWLADHSLMLPGILRVVLQALSSADLSVATVSTLKRLCRECRHDLRPHADNILAASQDSLIKRIHKSTQSMWLMQALGYLLSALPDEEVPEKLLPLLSPYIQQLETLTNQTPDPSSKLSVVHVLGLLSGLFSTLDLNKRGEASEVGGAGRTQPRPSNPVVVVLQQVFPLIQTLLSKWLKETEVVGAACVMFEKSMRTLVCGFAPLVTQLCELIGQLFTVFPQASVLDLTRQLVHVFACEKEHFASITALLELITNVTMSVFQHGARDYPDVVDSFMQLHIQVLKRKPDLYLSKGLDIKVVFYCGILSFKFPEAPTVKSTCILFTELISHCEDIPAVREVLQEDGTLLLQTLLEAISGQAPGGLLEHVAEVLFSLSRRCPSLLLAQLREALLPNGFPSILLRPQQKDRFCQQVLREQVSKWRMRDIVKEFALMCQGLPGTEFAASY, encoded by the exons GTTGAGCCCTGACAAG GTGCCAGAGATCCAGTTCTTTGGGGCCAGCACACTTCACACTAAGATCACCCTGCATTGGTCCAACCTTACCCCAGAGCAACGCGAGTCCCTCCGCTCCCAGCTCATTGCCCGGGTGATCCAGTTTGCCTGTGGACCCAAGATGGTTCTGACTCGGCTATCTGTGGCCCTGGCGTCTCTGATATTACATGCTCTCCTGGACAGCTGGCCAACTGCTGTCCCGGACCTCTTGCAGGCATTCCAGAGCGGGGACGGGGCGGCAGAGGGTGCTGCTCGGTACCTGGCATTGCTTGAGATAATAGCCGTCCTCCCAGAAGAGCTCCAGAGCAGGAGTCATCCAATGGAGCGGCGGGCCCAGCTTCAAGGTGCCCTGGCCCAGGAGTGGAGCTCTCTGTGCCCTATTCTCCACCAGCTGCTGTACCAGGATGGCTCGGAAGGCCGGGTGAAGGAACAGGTCTTGAGGTGTGTAGCGTCTTGGTTCGCCCTGGATGTGGACATGTGCAAAAGCGAGGACCTGCTGGAGGACTGCTTTGCACTTCTCAAGGAGCCTCAGCTTTTTGACACAGCTGTGGAGACCATTGTGAGTGCCCTGTCACAACCAGATTGCCAAAG GTATGCTGATACTTTGCTGAAGATGATACCCCTGGTGCTGGGTCTCCAAGAGCAACTAAAGAGGGCAGTAGAggacagagacatggagacatcTCATGGAATTTGCCGCATTGCGGTGGCATTGGCGGAAACCCACTGCAA GACTCTGCTGGAGAAGGTGGCGCATTGGCAGGGCTTCCAGGCTCTGGTCAGTATGATTCTCTCTTGCACCAGCATCCCTGGGCACTACCCTGTGGATGAGACCTccagctctctcactcttacatTCTGGTACACGCTACAG GATGACATCTCGTCACTGGAGATGGAGAAGCAGACCCTCTACCTGCGGATTTACAGGCCAGTTTACTTCCAGCTTGTGGATGTCTTGCTGCTTAAGGCTCATTTCCCCAGTGAGCAGGACTACACTTCATGGTCCTCTGACGACAAGGAGCAGTTCAGGACTTACAG AGTTGACATTTCTGATACTCTGATGTACGTGTATGAGCTGCTGGGCCCTGAGCTGCTCCGTAATCTGTATGATAAACTTGGTGCACTGCTGACTGATAAGACGCTCTCCTCCTCATGGCAG GATATAGAGGCTATGCTGTTTGGCTTTCAATCTGTAGCTGAGACAGTGGACATCAGTTACTCAGATGTCATTCCTGGTCTGATTGGCCTAATCCCGCTAATCACCGCTAACAACGTTCAATTGGCAGAGACCATCATGCTTACCATAG gTTCACTGGCGGAGTGGTTGGCGGACCACTCTCTCATGCTGCCTGGTATCCTGCGTGTAGTCCTGCAGGCTCTGTCCAGCGCCGATCTCTCTGTGGCCACTGTCTCCACCCTGAAGAGGCTCTGCCGAGAGTGTCGGCATGACCTCCGCCCCCACGCTGACAACATTCTTGCAGCCTCACAG GATTCTCTCATCAAACGGATCCATAAG AGTACCCAGAGTATGTGGCTCATGCAGGCACTGGGTTACCTGCTCTCTGCCCTGCCAGATGAAGAGGTCCCAGAGAAGCTCCTCCCCCTGCTCTCCCCCTACATCCAGCAGCTGGAGACTCTAACCAATCAGACG CCTGATCCTTCCAGTAAGCTGTCTGTTGTGCATGTGCTGGGCCTGCTCTCTGGCCTCTTCTCCACACTGGACCTGAATAAACGAGGCGAAGCGTCAGAGGTGGGTGGAGCCGGACGAACCCAGCCTCGACCCAGCAACCCG GTTGTAGTTGTGCTGCAGCAGGTTTTTCCCCTCATCCAGACGCTGCTGAGCAAGTGGCTGAAGGAGACTGAGGTGGTGGGG GCTGCGTGTGTCATGTTTGAAAAATCAATGAGGACCCTTGTCTGTGGCTTTGCCCCCCTTGTCACTCAGCTTTGTGAGCTAATTGGTCAGCTGTTCACTGTTTTCCCACAAGCCTCGGTTTTGGACCTCACACGACAG TTGGTTCATGTATTTGCTTGTGAGAAGGAACACTTCGCATCAATCACTGCCCTATTGGAACTCATTACAAATGTCACCATGTCTGTTTTTCAGCATG GTGCCAGAGACTATCCTGATGTGGTTGATTCGTTTATGCAGCTTCATatacag GTTTTGAAAAGAAAACCAGACCTATATCTTTCAAAGGGTCTTGATATAAAAGTTGTTTTCTACTGTG GAATCTTATCGTTCAAATTTCCAGAGGCTCCTACAGTGAAGTCAACATGCATATTATTT ACCGAATTGATCTCCCACTGTGAGGACATCCCAGCAGTGAGGGAGGTGCTACAAGAGGATGGCACGCTGCTCCTCCAGACCCTGCTGGAG gcaaTCAGTGGCCAGGCCCCGGGTGGCCTGCTGGAACACGTAGCCGAGGTGCTCTTCTCCCTGAGCCGCCGCTGCCCCAGCCTGCTGTTGGCCCAGTTGCGAGAGGCCCTGCTGCCTAATGGCTTCCCCAGCATCCTCCTCAGGCCACAGCAGAAAGATCGCTTCTGCCAGCAGGTCCTCAG GGAACAAGTAAGCAAATGGAGGATGAGGGACATCGTTAAAGAGTTTGCCCTAATGTGCCAAGGCCTACCAGGAACGGAGTTTGCTGCAAGTTATTAA